TTACGTCCTTTGCTTACAGTCGGTTGCGTCGGCAGCGGTTTAGATTTCAGCCTTACTCGTGCGTTAGAGGACGCAGGGACCACACAACACACTCTGCACCAGCGGAGAGCTTGTTGTGATCAAGCTTTAACGAACGGGTATCTTTtttcttcagctgcttcCTGTTCTCGACTGCAACGCACAGACGCATTATTCAATTACGATCGCTGTCAACGCAACGAACTGTACGGAGGAGCCTTTCAAAAGCATTGCGCCGAACTGCCAAGACAGAAGGTGGAGCACTTGACCTTGGCGACTTACTACGGTATTACGGGTAAGTTTAAACTCCCTAATAGACAGGTTGTATAGAGTTAAGATTTACAGCTGTAGTAACTCTTACTAGCTAGATTTGTGCGAGATGTGCATAAGAATTCTGTAGTTTGCTAAGGTACAAGGTTATAGGGGTAGGTAAAAGCCCCCTATTGTATCTGCCCCTGCATATAACCTTATGAGTCTTAGAATTACAGTACATTTCATGTGGAGAATTTAACTATTAAGCCAGCAGGCTGCTAGAAGTACTGTCAGTCGGAGTGCAAGGTTTGGGGTGGGTGAAAAATACCTGACAGGGAGCTTTACTTTTGCCGGATACCATCGTAATTATGGGAGCATAGCCACATCTACCCAGCAAGGGTGTTTTATTTTTGCCTGCCACCAGAATACTATGGTGTGATGGGTAAGTTAAACACCCACTACATGTAGGTTATGGGTCGTGATCTACAGACAGCTTGGGCTCACACCCTGAGTGGCTGAAAACCCGCATACTATATTGGAGGGTCTATAATGTATCTAGGCTTGGGTCAGCTTGATCGCAAGTCAGAAGATACCTAGCAGGGGTATAAAACTCTTGCCTGCTACTATAGTAGAGCTACTTAGTTATTAGAGCTTTATTCAACATGCAGGAGCTATAGCAGGAGAAGAGCATTTTACAGGGGCCTTCTAGGGGCTGCTATAGGCGCAGAGATCTATCACGTAATCTTAAGATATCCATTCTTGTACTAATACTGTTGGCAAGGTAATAAGACCTTGTCTGTCTTAGCGTCCTAACGCAAGACTTTTGAAAAGGCTCCTCCGCAGCTTCAACTTATCTAGGATTTAATTCTTCAAATTTAAGCAACTTAATCAAGGCAAATTACAATATGTTTCGAATAGTTCTATTTAAAGTGTTATTTCTCAGTAATTACACTACTTAAATCTCAATGAAATCATGCTTGAGTATTGGGAACTTAACTTATTACATTCGGCTGCTCACTACGACAAATTGCAATCTCTTTTGTACAGTTTCACTGGGAACGGCATTTCCGATTAATTACACTCTCTAAAGCTCAAGGATGAAATCATGTTTGAAGGCTAGGTccttagtatagagagaaaatGATACTATTGAATACTATTTATACCCATTCTCCTGctgaaaggggggggagtgtGACTACTCAGCAGTGGCATAAATTCACATCTACATCTAAAGCTTTTGTTTCTAATCTGTTTTACAAGTTTTGGTCATGAGATTCCCGCTGATTCCTGCCCTTTGGGCAATATCGCTAGCGCAACTAGTTGCATGTCTGGTATACAACTCTCCTGGTATCCTGCGAAATATTTGACCCATTGCTAACTTGTTTCATAGCTTGCGGTAAGAAACCATGCGAGGAAGTTGTTCAACTTGCACCTAACGTTGGCTTCTAGGGAAACAAAGACTACAAGCTGGAAGTAGAGCCTGACATCGAAGGCGGGACTGAGTTAGAAGTCTTTGCTTCAGGGTTCAATAAGGGGGAAATCCCTATTCTTCGGGCTATAGCCTATCCAGAAGACGGCCTGCTCCGCATAGCCGAAGCTTGGACTGGTCACGACAAAACACCGGTGAAGCTTTTCACCAGCCAAATTGTTTCAGCGATATGGACAGAAAGCGGTCACTCAGAAGCCAGCCTGAAGAAAATTCAAATTGACGATGTCACGAACATTAAAACTGTAGAGGCAGCTCGGATTGCTCGTGATGAGCAAGGGAAAGAAAGGACACCTTTCGACGTCACGAAAGCGAATGTCAAGGGCTGGGAGGCTATGCTAAAGAGCCCGTTTGGGAAGGTTGCAGAAAGAATAGCCAAAGATATGTCCAAGGAAGTCTCAAGAGTCTCTTTGGGTAACTACTATATAACTGGAACGTATGGCAAAAGGGAGGATACCCTTGGGTTCGATCTGACATAGGTTCTGGATGaaagggatggatggcaTGGATTGCATGCAGGACAACATATAACCATTAACTTGAAAGTTAATAGAATATAGTATATCTTCCATGCTGCCTGCTTCCCCTGGTCACCCATACCCAGCTGGCTCGCTGCCACCTCCGAGGCTTACCGTACTCTATCATgctcggggggggggggggggatctgACAGCACCTGCACCTGGACTCGTGAATAGCAGAGTCAGAATGCACCAGCATACCCACCGGTCACCGTGGCGCCTAGCCAATTCCCACCCTCAATCCACAATTGCTTCCTGGCTCCTTACACGAAACGATGTGTAATGTAGGCCCCAGCTGTTGGTCGCCATCCTCTTGGGAAAGGTAGAGTAAAGCGTATCATCTGCTATCAGGCGAATGTTGCTCCCGGGATGGCTATGCATTAATTCAACTTCAGGGGCAAGACAGCCGCAGTGATAACGGCAACAGCTCCCAACGCGCAGTGCCTGACCCCTGTCTGCGGCAGCGAGAATGCCCCAGactgcctctctctctcaccgTCTATGCAAGAGAGTGTGACTTTTATGACTACAGTGGTCATCGTAAAATCTCAGATACTGCTGCATGTGTTGCGTGTTTATTTCTGCTTGCTTAAGCGACACACGCAGCATCTCAGGTCTCGTGTCTAAGAGTAAGAGCCTTGGAGCAACTAGAACGGACGCGACGCCGCTCGGGAGTGGTGAACTAAAAGATATTTGCACCGTGATCTACCGCCTCAGCAACTCGTGGGGTCTTGTTTCGTCCTTGATGTGGGTGGCTAGTGCAACAGGGGCATCGGATTCAGAGTAGGTGGCAGCGCCAAAAGCTTTTTCAAAGGGGATACAGGTTACTTAGCCCTGATAGCCCGTATTACGACTAATGAAGCTGTTGCAGGCCATGTTGCTCAACTCGTCCTTGGTAATCTATCATACCGGGCAATGGCAGGGTCAGAGCGGTATTGAAGGCGTTATTTATTCAACACCGAAGAACCCGCTGTTATATTACAAGTCTGTGGATCTGTTCATGTCGTCAAAGTCATAAGCTACAGAATGGACGAAGAAGGCAGCTTGTTCCACGCTTTATAATGGTGTAATTACAACTTGTCAGCCGGTTTTAGTCTTTCTTCGTTTCTTCAGTTGTACTTATTACCCCCTGTTTAATtctttcttgcttttctGCTGTGCAGTCTGCAGTTGATGCCTTCTTGATTTTCATGTGGAGTCTGATTCAATTCTTTTCAGGAAATTTCAGCTGCTAAGTGACGCAAACCAGATCTTAAAGCTGATGTTGACCTTCAATCCGTCTGCTGCGTATGGAACGAGACTCACTTGGGACGCCTGCACCTGCCACAACGCCCAATAGGTGCTGGTTGCGTATGTTGAATCGCTCCGGAACCAGGATCGTTCTACTTGCCAAGATCTAGAGATTAGTTCGGTACACAGTAGGTGTGGGACGTGAGGAACATCGCAGACATGGCCACGCTCCCGTCCCAGAATGAGAAGACGCCAGATCAGAGACTCAGGCTCAGGTGCTTTTCCAGGGCGAGCAAGGACCTGAAACTGCGCGAACCACTCGATGCAATTCGACAAGATGGGCTTCGCTTCGACTTTCACTGCAAGCAGATCGaggtgccgccgtcgtccctGGCAAAAGGCTCGGCCGATGCATGTTCCATCATCTCGAGAGGTCGCACGTGCTGAATTAGTGCCCCGTGGAAGAAATGACGCTCTTTCTCTTGCCGTGTCACGAGGAGACTCTCGAGGGATCCGCTAGAGACCTGAGTCCCGTCTTGGAAACCATTGCAAAGAAGCACTAACCAACTCTTCATGCCAAGAACAGGTTGAACATTCAAACCCAATTACAACTAACAGCATTCCTGAAGCATGTCGCCCGCAAACAACTCCGTTAACTGACTCGCGTCTCTTTCCTGAATCTCAAGCAGATAGTCGGATTGAGCCAAGTCTGCTTTCAGCTCGGCCGCTTCGTCGACCCTGCCAAGCGAGATCAACTTGCCAATTAACTCAATTCGATCCAAATCCAACTTTGTTCTGAAACGTATATAGGATTCCGAGTCTTTATCAACCTTCGTGCACATACATTCCGTCACTGACAAGGACTCTCGCATGTAGAAGATTGCTAAATCCTCGTTATCTGCATCGATCGTATCAGCCTGCAAGGCTTGATAACTGCCAAGAATTTGGAGTGATTTCAAATCCCAGTTTTCCTGCGGTGCACAGTTTGCTTCCGTGAGCAGAGAACATCCCTTTTCACACAGATCAAGGACGTGGTCTGTTAGTAGGCTAGACTCTTGAGCCAACATGATCGAAGCCACCATTAATGAGTGACGTTCGTAGGAGGCTTCGCCAAATTGCTCAATCATATCATCTATCCAGCCTGTAAGACTGTGGTGGAGAGTCTGGACACCATTGATGTACAGGGTACTGTCAGAGTCTTCGATGGCGCACAGCACCATAAATCTAGCGAATATGCTACTCAAGTCGTATTCTCCACGAACTTCTGTGTAGCAATCTGATACTATGCGTAA
This sequence is a window from Colletotrichum higginsianum IMI 349063 chromosome 8, whole genome shotgun sequence. Protein-coding genes within it:
- a CDS encoding NUDIX domain-containing protein; this translates as MRFPLIPALWAISLAQLVACLLAGNKDYKLEVEPDIEGGTELEVFASGFNKGEIPILRAIAYPEDGLLRIAEAWTGHDKTPVKLFTSQIVSAIWTESGHSEASLKKIQIDDVTNIKTVEAARIARDEQGKERTPFDVTKANVKGWEAMLKSPFGKVAERIAKDMSKEVSRVSLGNYYITGTYGKREDTLGFDLT